The Athene noctua chromosome 26, bAthNoc1.hap1.1, whole genome shotgun sequence genome has a window encoding:
- the OPCML gene encoding opioid-binding protein/cell adhesion molecule isoform X3 codes for MDNVTVRQGESATLRCTVDDRVTRVAWLNRSTILYAGNDKWSIDNRVVILSNTKTQYSIKIHNVDVYDEGPYTCSVQTDNHPKTSRVHLIVQVPPQIVNISSDITVNEGSSVTLMCLAFGRPEPTVTWRHLSGKGQGFVSEDEYLEITGITREQSGEYECSAVNDVAVPDVRKVKVTVNYPPYISNAKNTGASVGQKGILQCEASAVPVAEFQWFKEDTRLANGLEGVRIESKGRLSTLTFFNVSEKDYGNYTCVATNKLGNTNASIILYGPGAVHDGGNAASRAAAGLCLWAALLARLLLDF; via the exons GTGTACTGTGGATGACCGGGTCACGCGGGTAGCGTGGTTGAACCGCAGCACCATCCTGTATGCTGGCAATGACAAGTGGTCTATAGACAACCGCGTGGTCATCCTCTCCAACACCAAGACCCAGTACAGCATCAAGATACACAACGTGGATGTCTACGATGAGGGCCCTTACACCTGCTCCGTGCAGACAGACAATCACCCCAAAACTTCGCGTGTCCATCTCATTGTGCAAG TTCCCCCTCAGATCGTCAACATCTCGTCGGACATCACCGTGAACGAGGGCAGCAGCGTGACCCTCATGTGCCTGGCCTTCGGGAGACCGGAGCCCACCGTCACGTGGCGGCACCTCTCCGGGAAAG ggcagggctttgTGAGCGAGGACGAGTACCTGGAGATCACGGGCATCACGCGGGAGCAGTCCGGGGAGTATGAGTGCAGCGCCGTCAATGATGTGGCTGTCCCAGACGTGAGGAAAGTCAAAGTCACTGTCAACT ACCCACCCTACATCTCGAACGCCAAGAACACGGGCGCTTCGGTGGGCCAGAAGGGCATCCTGCAGTGCGAGGCCTCGGCCGTCCCTGTGGCAGAGTTCCAGTGGTTCAAGGAGGACACCAG GTTAGCGAACGGACTGGAGGGCGTGCGGATCGAGAGCAAGGGCCGCCTGTCGACACTGACCTTCTTCAATGTCTCGGAGAAGGACTATGGCAACTACACGTGTGTGGCTACGAACAAGCTGGGCAACACCAACGCCAGCATCATCCTGTACG GGCCCGGAGCGGTGCATGACGGTGGCAACGCAGCATCCCGGGCAGCCGCCGGCCTCTGCCTCTGGGCTGCCCTCCTTGCTCGCCTCCTCCTCGACTTTTGA